One window of Macrococcus sp. 19Msa1099 genomic DNA carries:
- the nrdR gene encoding transcriptional regulator NrdR has translation MKCPKCSFNQSKVVDSRHADDMNAIRRRRECEQCGTRFTTFERIELQPLIVVKKDGTRQAFNRDKIVHGLVRACEKRPVPYESLEQITDAVENALREKGQSEISSVDIGEIVMEHLMQLDQVSYVRFASVYKEFKDVDQLLRTMSDILNEKNKK, from the coding sequence TTGAAATGTCCAAAATGCAGCTTTAATCAATCGAAGGTCGTTGATTCAAGACATGCAGACGATATGAATGCGATCAGAAGACGTCGTGAATGTGAACAGTGTGGTACACGTTTCACAACGTTTGAACGCATAGAACTACAGCCTTTGATTGTCGTGAAAAAAGATGGAACAAGACAAGCCTTTAATCGTGATAAAATTGTACATGGTCTTGTGCGTGCATGTGAAAAGCGTCCTGTTCCGTACGAATCTCTCGAACAGATTACGGATGCAGTGGAGAATGCATTAAGAGAAAAAGGGCAGTCTGAAATTTCATCTGTCGATATCGGTGAAATTGTAATGGAGCACCTGATGCAACTGGATCAAGTGTCTTACGTACGCTTTGCCTCTGTCTACAAAGAATTTAAAGACGTCGATCAGTTGCTCCGTACGATGAGTGATATACTCAATGAAAAGAATAAAAAGTAG
- a CDS encoding GDSL-type esterase/lipase family protein: protein MRPHYIHLSKREEGNPVNKLRESFNHRNETILYLKDPVGIVFIGDSITDYWDLDSYFALHNGKRIINRGIGNDRSQWVRERFVADAIQLKPNWIVLAIGINNTKELDDDQTEANQIHIKTRILEDIEAMVIMAKAKNINIAVATLTSTNRPQLDGFITRSKLVKAINLEIVRLCIKHDAQFIDYYTMMTETKEGIDYLRNELTDDGLHPHVLGYDRMADTLVKTLPYPIQLKTNKKEK, encoded by the coding sequence ATGAGACCTCATTATATTCATCTGTCAAAACGAGAAGAAGGAAACCCTGTAAATAAGCTGAGAGAAAGTTTCAACCACAGAAATGAAACGATTCTTTACCTTAAAGATCCGGTCGGCATTGTATTCATCGGAGATTCCATTACAGATTACTGGGACCTTGATAGCTATTTCGCGTTACATAATGGTAAACGTATTATTAACCGCGGTATCGGTAATGATCGTTCTCAGTGGGTACGCGAACGTTTTGTTGCGGATGCCATTCAGCTGAAACCTAACTGGATTGTATTAGCCATCGGTATCAATAACACGAAAGAACTTGATGATGATCAAACTGAAGCCAACCAGATACACATCAAGACACGTATTTTAGAAGATATTGAAGCAATGGTTATTATGGCTAAAGCCAAGAATATTAATATTGCTGTAGCAACACTCACTTCAACGAATCGTCCACAGCTCGACGGATTTATTACGCGTTCTAAACTTGTTAAGGCAATCAACCTGGAAATAGTTCGGCTGTGCATAAAACATGATGCACAATTTATTGATTACTACACAATGATGACTGAAACTAAAGAAGGTATCGACTACTTACGCAATGAACTTACTGATGACGGTCTCCACCCTCACGTACTCGGTTATGATAGGATGGCGGACACGCTCGTAAAGACATTGCCATATCCAATACAATTGAAAACTAATAAAAAGGAGAAATAG
- a CDS encoding multidrug efflux SMR transporter, which yields MYWIFLIIAGLCEMLGVLWMNMYSKSGKRLYILLLVITFGISLYFLSLSLAGITMSTAYAIWTGIGAVGGTLLGIIFYNESRHPLRILCIAIILGCTIGLKLLN from the coding sequence ATGTACTGGATATTTCTTATCATTGCAGGATTGTGTGAGATGCTCGGCGTATTATGGATGAATATGTACAGTAAGTCTGGTAAGCGTCTCTATATTTTATTGCTGGTTATTACGTTTGGAATTAGTCTTTACTTCCTGTCCTTATCTTTAGCAGGGATTACGATGAGTACAGCATACGCGATATGGACTGGTATCGGTGCTGTTGGCGGGACATTGCTCGGCATTATCTTTTACAATGAATCAAGACATCCGCTTAGAATATTATGTATCGCGATTATACTAGGGTGTACCATTGGACTTAAATTATTAAATTAA
- a CDS encoding multidrug efflux SMR transporter produces MNWIKLIIAALFETGWVIGLAHADSAVEWILTLVSVTCSFYLLLNATKYLPVGTAYAIFVGLGATLVTIVDVAVYEVPFGWPKVVLITMLIIGVIGLKVATEEESV; encoded by the coding sequence ATGAACTGGATAAAATTAATAATTGCAGCACTGTTTGAGACAGGATGGGTTATAGGACTTGCACACGCAGACAGTGCGGTCGAATGGATACTCACTCTAGTGAGTGTGACATGCAGTTTTTATTTATTGCTAAATGCAACTAAATATTTACCTGTGGGCACAGCTTATGCGATATTCGTCGGACTTGGTGCGACGCTTGTCACGATTGTTGATGTAGCGGTGTATGAAGTGCCATTTGGCTGGCCGAAAGTAGTGCTGATTACAATGCTTATCATAGGTGTTATCGGCTTAAAGGTTGCTACTGAGGAGGAGAGCGTATGA
- a CDS encoding glyceraldehyde-3-phosphate dehydrogenase codes for MKTRVAINGLGRIGRMVFRAALLDDNLEVVAINASYPPETLAHLTKYDTTHGKFELDIEPTENGLLVDGKKIELVSERNPELLPWKDMNIDIVIEATGKFNDAEKAAAHIKAGAKKVLLTAPGKGNVQTIVRGVNCAQLDVEKYDVISNASCTTNCLAPVAKVLNDKFGIKNGLMTTVHAYTNDQKNLDNPHKDLRRARACAQSIIPTSTGAAKALSLVLPELQGKLHGMALRVPTTNVSLVDLVVDLEKEVTVEELNKAFKDAADNELKGILDVTYEPLVSVDFNTNPHSSIVDGLSTIVMEGSKVKVLSWYDNEWGYSTRVVELAGLMGEQLNK; via the coding sequence ATGAAAACAAGAGTAGCGATTAATGGGCTAGGAAGAATTGGCAGAATGGTATTTCGTGCAGCATTATTAGATGATAATTTAGAGGTAGTAGCAATCAATGCGAGCTACCCGCCTGAAACATTAGCTCATTTAACGAAATATGATACTACTCATGGTAAGTTTGAACTTGATATTGAACCAACTGAAAATGGTTTACTTGTGGATGGTAAGAAGATTGAACTCGTATCTGAACGTAATCCGGAATTATTACCATGGAAAGATATGAATATTGATATCGTTATCGAAGCGACTGGTAAGTTTAACGATGCAGAGAAAGCTGCTGCACATATTAAAGCTGGCGCTAAGAAAGTACTACTTACTGCTCCGGGTAAAGGTAATGTTCAGACCATCGTGCGTGGAGTGAACTGTGCACAGTTAGATGTTGAGAAATATGATGTTATTTCGAACGCTTCATGTACAACAAACTGTCTAGCACCAGTTGCTAAAGTATTGAATGATAAATTCGGTATTAAGAATGGTTTAATGACGACAGTTCATGCATATACGAATGACCAGAAGAATTTAGATAACCCACATAAAGATTTACGTCGTGCCCGTGCATGTGCCCAAAGTATTATTCCAACTTCTACAGGGGCTGCAAAAGCATTGTCTCTAGTATTACCGGAACTACAAGGTAAACTTCATGGAATGGCGTTACGTGTACCAACAACGAATGTTTCGTTAGTCGACTTAGTTGTAGATTTAGAAAAAGAAGTCACAGTCGAAGAATTAAATAAAGCATTTAAAGATGCAGCTGATAATGAACTTAAAGGCATCTTAGATGTAACATACGAGCCGTTAGTATCAGTGGATTTCAATACGAATCCACATAGCTCTATCGTAGATGGGCTCTCAACGATCGTTATGGAAGGTTCAAAGGTTAAAGTATTATCATGGTATGACAACGAATGGGGTTACTCTACTCGCGTTGTAGAACTTGCAGGATTAATGGGTGAACAGTTAAATAAATAG